From Synergistaceae bacterium, the proteins below share one genomic window:
- a CDS encoding DUF262 domain-containing protein, translating to MSSLSAEQKSIEEFMGSKKNFFLIPDYQRPYSWEDEECLTLWNDLFAFVFPDNDYNCIPHVGYFFACFPCS from the coding sequence ATGTCGAGTCTTAGCGCAGAACAAAAATCTATCGAAGAATTTATGGGAAGCAAGAAAAATTTTTTCCTCATTCCCGACTATCAACGCCCTTATTCTTGGGAAGATGAAGAGTGCTTAACCCTTTGGAACGATTTATTTGCGTTCGTTTTCCCTGATAATGACTATAACTGTATACCCCATGTCGGCTATTTCTTTGCTTGTTTCCCTTGCAGCTAA